A region from the Riemerella anatipestifer genome encodes:
- the hemW gene encoding radical SAM family heme chaperone HemW: protein MPFCKQKCSYCNFHFSTSLKLKDDMLLALKKELHLRQHELENKNLPSLYFGGGTPSILSVDEIQRLIDEVLKYFTFNSDIEITLEANPDDLNQSFLKALSNTPINRLSIGTQSFFEEDLKLMNRAHSASEAESSIKRAQDTGFENISIDLIYGSPTSNHSLWKESLQKSIELQVPHISSYALTVEPKTALQKWIEQKKINAPKEEEQLIAFQYLSETLKANGFEHYEISNFSKPNYHSRHNTAYWKGLPYLGIGPSAHSYDGQKQRSWNIANNSLYIKSLVENSLPKETEILSEKEQFNELIMIGLRTKWGVEYNIISQFSEEILQPFQKSLETKLSSGVLKLEENQLFIPEEHWFMADGIISDLFVV, encoded by the coding sequence ATTCCGTTTTGCAAGCAAAAATGCAGTTATTGTAACTTTCACTTTTCCACTTCGTTGAAGTTGAAAGATGATATGCTTTTAGCCCTCAAAAAAGAATTACACCTTAGACAACACGAGTTAGAAAACAAAAATCTACCGTCATTATACTTTGGTGGCGGCACACCTTCTATCCTTAGCGTAGATGAAATACAAAGGCTTATAGACGAAGTATTGAAATATTTTACATTTAATTCTGACATAGAAATTACCTTAGAAGCAAACCCCGATGATTTAAACCAATCCTTTTTAAAAGCACTTTCTAACACGCCTATCAACAGGTTAAGCATTGGCACTCAAAGTTTTTTTGAAGAAGATTTAAAACTTATGAACAGAGCTCATAGTGCTTCCGAAGCTGAAAGTTCCATAAAAAGAGCTCAAGACACAGGTTTTGAAAACATAAGTATAGATTTAATCTATGGTTCACCAACTTCCAACCATTCTCTTTGGAAAGAAAGTTTGCAAAAAAGTATAGAGCTTCAAGTGCCACACATCTCATCTTACGCCCTTACCGTAGAGCCCAAAACTGCTCTACAAAAGTGGATTGAACAGAAAAAAATAAACGCTCCAAAAGAAGAAGAACAGCTTATAGCCTTTCAATATCTTTCAGAAACACTTAAAGCAAACGGATTTGAACATTACGAAATTTCTAATTTCTCTAAACCAAACTATCACTCTAGGCATAATACCGCTTACTGGAAAGGCTTGCCCTATTTAGGCATAGGACCTTCGGCTCACTCCTACGACGGACAAAAACAACGCAGTTGGAATATCGCTAATAATAGTTTATATATTAAAAGTTTAGTAGAAAACTCACTTCCAAAAGAAACGGAAATTTTATCAGAAAAAGAACAATTTAACGAACTCATTATGATAGGTCTTCGCACCAAATGGGGCGTTGAGTACAATATCATCAGTCAATTTTCGGAAGAGATACTACAGCCATTCCAAAAAAGCCTAGAAACAAAACTAAGTTCAGGCGTATTGAAATTAGAAGAAAATCAACTTTTTATACCAGAAGAACATTGGTTTATGGCAGATGGCATTATTTCTGATTTGTTTGTTGTCTGA
- a CDS encoding YncE family protein, translating to MKKSLAFLSAVVLLTACNRNEDYTPKGDYENGFFILNEGYFGQNNGSLDYVSYGFSNTEEKVYQKVNSEALGDTPQSSYRNGDDLYIVVNNSNKLVKVNRYTMKKQAEVTTGLKNPRYMTVVNGKLYITNWGEGLDNTDDYILVLDATTLKEVAKISVDYGVEKIFSFQNKIYALLEGGWGKNNKLAVVNPSSNVVEKYYTIGYNPNGYLIEDNKVLITCKGDGFYDASANWAYTSTVDGSIWTLTASGVEKTYDWAQTPDKKESIQEIVKVNQSYFFLVDGKLHKAAVGSDLTKSTQVSETSFYRLSKLDEIFAVGLDGRNAKALFFNEAGLQKTISTGLYPNSVVE from the coding sequence ATGAAGAAATCACTAGCTTTTTTATCGGCTGTAGTATTACTTACAGCGTGTAACAGAAACGAAGACTACACTCCAAAAGGAGATTATGAAAATGGCTTTTTTATTTTGAATGAAGGCTATTTCGGTCAGAACAATGGGAGTTTAGATTATGTTTCTTATGGTTTTTCTAACACAGAAGAAAAGGTGTATCAGAAGGTAAACAGCGAAGCTCTAGGAGATACGCCACAGTCTTCTTACCGAAATGGAGACGACCTTTACATTGTTGTTAATAACAGCAACAAATTGGTAAAAGTGAACAGATACACCATGAAAAAACAAGCTGAAGTAACCACAGGGCTTAAAAATCCTAGATATATGACGGTAGTTAATGGTAAACTTTACATTACCAATTGGGGCGAAGGTCTTGATAATACAGACGACTATATATTGGTGCTAGACGCAACAACTTTAAAAGAAGTAGCTAAAATATCGGTAGATTATGGGGTAGAGAAGATATTCTCGTTCCAAAACAAGATTTATGCATTGCTAGAAGGGGGGTGGGGTAAAAATAACAAACTAGCCGTTGTTAATCCGTCTAGCAATGTGGTGGAAAAATATTACACTATTGGTTACAATCCTAATGGTTATTTAATAGAGGATAACAAAGTGCTTATTACTTGTAAGGGAGATGGCTTTTACGATGCTAGTGCTAACTGGGCTTACACTAGCACGGTGGACGGTAGCATTTGGACGCTTACTGCCTCTGGAGTAGAAAAAACTTACGACTGGGCTCAAACTCCCGACAAAAAGGAAAGTATTCAGGAAATTGTAAAGGTTAATCAGTCTTATTTCTTCTTAGTAGATGGCAAACTACACAAGGCAGCGGTAGGCTCTGACCTTACCAAGAGTACCCAAGTTTCCGAAACTTCTTTCTATAGATTATCTAAACTAGATGAGATTTTTGCGGTAGGGCTAGATGGCAGAAATGCTAAGGCTTTATTCTTTAACGAAGCAGGTTTACAGAAAACCATTTCTACAGGGCTTTATCCTAACAGCGTAGTGGAGTAG
- a CDS encoding DUF4251 domain-containing protein, protein MKRVIVLLLTGLSLISCQTQYGINEDKVQSYMDKNEFTVMAKRALPNNYDVINIAQSFPTVGSRMFELDYGYAVTLKKDSLSVNLPYFGRMFNASLDPSKNSFNTATKDFKLSKNKTKKGYTYHFSLSHPENMSDIYVDILKNGKAYISINSRDRQPISYDGYLVEQP, encoded by the coding sequence ATGAAAAGAGTTATTGTATTACTACTAACAGGACTTTCCCTTATCTCTTGCCAAACTCAATACGGCATAAACGAAGACAAGGTACAAAGTTACATGGATAAAAATGAGTTTACCGTAATGGCAAAAAGGGCACTTCCTAACAATTACGATGTCATCAATATCGCACAATCATTCCCTACCGTTGGAAGCCGAATGTTTGAGCTAGATTATGGCTATGCCGTTACTCTAAAAAAAGACAGCCTATCTGTTAATCTCCCTTACTTTGGCAGAATGTTTAATGCTAGTCTAGACCCTTCTAAAAATAGTTTCAATACAGCGACAAAAGACTTCAAACTCTCTAAAAATAAAACTAAAAAGGGATACACCTATCATTTTAGTCTTTCTCATCCTGAGAATATGAGTGATATATATGTTGATATTCTAAAAAACGGAAAAGCCTATATTTCCATCAATAGCAGAGATAGACAACCTATTTCCTACGACGGCTACCTTGTAGAGCAACCTTAG
- the trxB gene encoding thioredoxin-disulfide reductase — protein sequence MEEQNILDCVIIGSGPAGYTAAIYAARADLKPELFTGLEPGGQLTTTTEVENFPGYPNGITGPEMMMDLQKQAERFETKIHYEMITSVEFSKEVGGIHKLSTGSREILARTVIISTGATAKYLGLDDEKKYSGGGVSACATCDGFFYKGKDVIVVGAGDTAAEEATYLANICNKVTMLVRKDHFRASKVMAQRVEKTPNIEVKYNHELIGIKGENNLVERAVVINNQTQETSEIEVHGIFIAIGHKPNTDVFKGQINLDENGYIITEGKSSKTNLPGVFAAGDVQDHIYRQAITAAGSGCMAAIDAERYLGELKG from the coding sequence ATGGAAGAACAAAATATCTTAGACTGTGTAATTATAGGTTCAGGACCTGCAGGATATACCGCTGCAATTTATGCAGCTAGAGCAGATTTAAAGCCAGAGTTATTCACAGGATTAGAGCCAGGTGGACAATTAACTACCACTACAGAGGTAGAAAATTTCCCAGGTTATCCCAACGGTATTACAGGACCAGAGATGATGATGGACTTACAAAAACAAGCAGAAAGATTCGAGACCAAAATCCATTACGAAATGATTACCAGCGTGGAGTTTTCTAAAGAGGTAGGAGGTATTCATAAGCTATCCACGGGAAGTAGAGAGATTTTGGCGAGGACAGTAATTATATCTACAGGGGCTACCGCTAAATACTTAGGGCTAGACGATGAAAAGAAATACTCTGGTGGAGGTGTTTCTGCGTGTGCTACCTGCGATGGATTCTTTTATAAAGGGAAAGATGTTATTGTAGTAGGAGCGGGAGATACAGCGGCAGAAGAAGCTACTTATTTAGCCAATATTTGTAACAAGGTAACGATGTTGGTAAGAAAAGACCACTTTAGAGCCTCTAAAGTAATGGCACAAAGGGTAGAAAAAACACCAAATATTGAAGTGAAATATAACCACGAACTCATCGGTATCAAAGGAGAAAATAATCTAGTAGAGCGTGCAGTGGTCATCAATAACCAAACGCAAGAAACCTCTGAAATTGAAGTTCACGGGATATTCATTGCGATAGGGCACAAACCTAATACCGATGTATTTAAAGGGCAAATCAACCTAGACGAAAACGGCTACATTATCACCGAAGGCAAGTCGTCTAAAACCAATCTTCCGGGGGTATTTGCAGCAGGAGATGTGCAAGACCACATTTACCGTCAAGCGATTACTGCTGCGGGAAGTGGTTGTATGGCAGCCATAGATGCCGAAAGATATTTAGGAGAATTAAAAGGATAA
- the rlmH gene encoding 23S rRNA (pseudouridine(1915)-N(3))-methyltransferase RlmH — protein MQFKLICIGKTDQKEIQNLISYYHKRLPKYYNFDIVELPDIKNAKNLTPEVIKKEEAKLFFNHIESTDTIILLDEKGKQFTSRAFSEQIHHYMNVSIKRVCFLIGGAYGFSEEIYQRANDKLALSKMTFTHQMIRLFFVEQIYRADQILQGKPYHND, from the coding sequence ATGCAGTTCAAATTGATATGTATCGGAAAAACAGACCAAAAGGAAATACAAAACCTCATTAGTTACTACCATAAAAGGCTACCCAAATACTATAATTTTGACATCGTAGAGCTTCCAGATATTAAAAACGCTAAGAACCTCACCCCAGAAGTGATTAAAAAAGAGGAAGCCAAACTATTTTTCAACCATATAGAAAGTACGGATACCATTATTTTGTTAGACGAAAAGGGCAAGCAGTTCACCAGTAGGGCTTTTTCGGAGCAAATCCATCATTATATGAATGTGTCTATTAAGCGGGTGTGTTTCTTGATAGGCGGGGCGTATGGTTTTTCGGAAGAGATTTACCAACGAGCCAACGATAAACTTGCTCTTTCTAAAATGACCTTTACCCACCAGATGATAAGGCTATTCTTTGTAGAACAAATCTACCGTGCAGACCAAATCTTGCAAGGCAAACCTTATCATAACGATTGA
- a CDS encoding YihY/virulence factor BrkB family protein — protein sequence MALKTPKFLLKIHRFLDSIHLPVLEISLWKMFEIYGQGVFKNNVVKQAASISWSFFLSIFPFLLFLLSILPYMPHYDKLQFYIFEVFMANILPTHMLHDVTEYIQNSIIPNMKSISKLTILFALVFATNGTFSLINGFNENTDSKRTFIREYTISILVTLAFVTLIFLSLFGIYYSEVVLKLFTPKYNLNWLIVNLSKIIGFISFPLFYFILLSLFYWVGCVKVKRWLSAVPGAVLTTLLFVLITYGFIFYAANFARYNVLYGSIGTIILAMIWVNLNIILILLGNELNLAIDRVKRNKLP from the coding sequence ATGGCGCTAAAGACCCCTAAATTTCTTTTAAAAATTCACCGTTTTTTAGATTCTATCCACCTTCCTGTTTTAGAAATTTCTTTGTGGAAGATGTTTGAAATCTACGGGCAAGGGGTATTTAAAAATAATGTGGTAAAACAAGCTGCTAGTATCTCGTGGAGCTTCTTTTTGAGTATTTTCCCATTCCTGCTGTTTCTACTGTCTATTTTGCCTTATATGCCTCATTATGATAAACTCCAGTTCTATATTTTTGAGGTGTTTATGGCTAATATACTCCCCACCCATATGCTGCACGATGTTACGGAGTATATACAGAACAGCATTATCCCCAATATGAAAAGCATTAGCAAACTTACCATACTTTTTGCTTTGGTATTTGCTACTAATGGCACATTTTCCCTCATCAATGGGTTTAATGAAAATACCGACTCCAAAAGGACTTTCATCAGAGAATACACCATTTCTATCTTGGTTACTCTAGCCTTTGTAACCTTGATATTTCTCTCTCTTTTTGGGATTTACTACTCCGAAGTGGTGCTTAAACTATTCACGCCTAAATACAATCTCAACTGGCTTATTGTTAATCTATCTAAGATTATTGGGTTTATCTCGTTCCCGTTGTTTTATTTTATTTTGTTGAGCCTTTTCTATTGGGTAGGGTGTGTAAAAGTGAAAAGGTGGCTGTCTGCCGTTCCTGGAGCAGTACTCACCACCTTGTTATTTGTACTCATTACCTATGGATTTATCTTCTACGCTGCAAATTTCGCCAGATACAATGTACTCTACGGCTCAATAGGAACTATTATTTTAGCGATGATTTGGGTTAATCTCAACATTATCCTCATACTCCTAGGCAACGAGCTCAACCTCGCTATAGACCGAGTGAAAAGAAATAAGCTCCCTTAA
- a CDS encoding TonB-dependent receptor plug domain-containing protein → MVRLVLLTSLSSVFFVQAQQKETVIDTVAINLVSPTLLSVGHEVVKVDLKNNPEIFIEGLLQKQTGAVIRNYGYGNLASVSIKGLSPSQHLFTWEGIPINSSLNGQVDANIISSNVSSSLTYRSGSGSSGFGSGALGGVFALEFNPNFNEPTQYRLENALGSFGLSRNSFSVQNNTSRWSWNVGANYLRSDNEFPFRDKFGKKGKTRNSGFDIADIYLNSIYKLSGKHKISFNIWNQWASRNVGATEAQPIAQQIQDDESTRMQVSWFYHNRGFEQQLQSAYTKEFFRFRMNAKDGGTVSFAENYFANYIAKLAFSKSLVTLGLQSKYTTGGGDNLRISPLKEWHSFVNYRYNFNDWSVVSANLRKSFSSLFSIPITYDVGVELEPLKHLSIKASYATSYRLPTFNDLYWKQGGNPQLKPEAGKMGELSVGYKYRNTQSVGVSVHYGEVKDWILWYPNDMGFWTPTNLDFVITKGGQARSSHRFVWGGVGLNFNNLLTYTETYNQRTQKSLIYIPRWNYSNTFSLDWKKYHLELEHLFTSERATDQINRDFLAPYHLWNVGLGFDFKLKNISNSLNIRAQNILDQSYNTMQGYPMPGRYFLTTLKTNF, encoded by the coding sequence ATGGTAAGATTAGTTTTGCTGACGAGCCTATCGTCGGTCTTTTTTGTGCAAGCTCAACAGAAGGAAACGGTTATAGATACCGTAGCCATCAATCTGGTGTCGCCTACTTTGCTTTCTGTGGGACACGAGGTGGTTAAAGTTGATTTAAAGAACAATCCAGAGATTTTTATAGAAGGACTACTCCAAAAGCAGACGGGAGCGGTTATTAGGAACTACGGCTATGGCAATTTAGCATCAGTTTCTATAAAGGGACTTTCGCCATCTCAACATTTATTTACTTGGGAAGGCATTCCTATCAACTCCTCTTTAAATGGGCAAGTAGATGCTAATATTATCAGCTCTAATGTAAGCAGTAGTTTAACCTATCGTAGTGGCTCGGGGAGCAGTGGTTTCGGGAGTGGAGCGTTGGGCGGAGTGTTCGCTTTAGAATTTAATCCCAATTTTAACGAGCCAACGCAATACAGGTTAGAGAATGCCTTAGGCAGTTTTGGACTTAGCAGAAATAGCTTTTCGGTACAGAACAATACTTCTAGATGGAGCTGGAATGTGGGTGCGAATTACCTTCGTTCGGATAACGAATTTCCGTTCCGAGATAAATTTGGTAAGAAAGGTAAAACAAGAAATTCAGGATTTGATATTGCGGATATTTATCTTAATAGCATCTATAAACTTAGTGGGAAGCATAAAATCTCCTTTAATATTTGGAATCAGTGGGCGTCTAGAAATGTAGGAGCTACCGAAGCACAACCCATAGCACAGCAAATTCAAGATGACGAAAGCACTCGTATGCAAGTGTCTTGGTTTTATCATAATAGAGGTTTTGAACAGCAGTTGCAATCTGCCTATACCAAAGAGTTTTTTAGGTTTAGAATGAATGCCAAAGATGGTGGGACGGTTAGTTTTGCCGAAAACTATTTTGCCAACTATATTGCAAAGTTAGCGTTTAGTAAATCATTGGTAACGCTGGGGCTTCAGTCCAAATATACCACAGGAGGTGGCGATAATCTAAGGATTAGTCCGCTTAAAGAGTGGCATTCGTTTGTGAATTACCGTTATAATTTTAACGATTGGAGTGTGGTTTCTGCTAACTTGCGAAAGTCGTTCTCATCTTTGTTTAGCATTCCTATTACTTACGATGTGGGGGTGGAATTAGAGCCTCTGAAACATTTAAGTATCAAGGCTTCTTATGCCACTTCTTACAGGCTACCTACCTTTAACGATTTGTATTGGAAACAAGGTGGAAACCCACAACTAAAGCCCGAAGCAGGGAAGATGGGGGAGTTGAGTGTAGGCTATAAATACAGAAACACACAATCTGTAGGAGTATCTGTGCATTATGGTGAGGTAAAAGATTGGATATTATGGTATCCTAACGATATGGGTTTTTGGACACCTACTAATTTAGATTTTGTTATTACCAAAGGTGGACAAGCAAGGTCTTCTCATCGTTTTGTTTGGGGGGGCGTGGGGCTTAATTTTAATAATTTACTGACCTACACCGAAACCTATAATCAGCGAACTCAAAAATCACTTATCTATATTCCTAGGTGGAACTACTCTAATACATTTAGTTTAGATTGGAAAAAATACCACTTAGAGCTAGAACATTTGTTCACTTCGGAGAGAGCCACAGACCAGATAAATAGAGATTTTTTAGCACCTTATCACTTGTGGAATGTAGGTTTAGGGTTTGATTTCAAATTAAAGAACATTAGTAATTCTCTTAACATTAGAGCTCAGAATATTCTAGACCAGTCTTATAACACAATGCAAGGCTATCCTATGCCAGGCAGGTATTTTTTAACTACTTTAAAAACTAATTTTTAA
- a CDS encoding GH3 auxin-responsive promoter family protein encodes MLKWIKKKAALVWAKKHTQQAALDQSKAIEHQEALWRDLVKTAEKTLFGRSHNFEEIKTLEDFQNQVPIADYEDLKPYIEKVKRGQANILWTDTPEYFAKTSGTTSGAKYIPISKEGMPYQIKAAQSALFQYIAKKNNADFVNGKMIFLQGSPELEEVNGIKTGRLSGIVAHHIPKYLQKNRLPSYETNCIEDWESKVNKIADETETQNMTLISGIPPWLIMYFEILVERHHKKIKQLFPNLQLIVTGGVNYEPYREKMEELLGGSVDIVQTFPASEGFFAFQDDYTKEGLRLLTNNGIFYEFVPLEQYGKPNAPRLTLKDIELNQDYAMILTTNSGLWAYSIGDVVRFISKNPYRILVSGRTKHYTSAFGEHVIAYEVEEAMKSTVAQHYAQITEFHLAPQVTPPNNELPYHEWFIEFEKKPEDLEAFRLTLDQELRARNTYYDDLIEGKVLQPLKISKLKRNAFHEYAKSEGKLGGQNKIPRLANDRKIANFLVNHII; translated from the coding sequence ATGTTAAAATGGATTAAAAAGAAAGCCGCTCTCGTTTGGGCGAAGAAACATACTCAACAAGCTGCACTAGACCAATCTAAAGCGATTGAACACCAAGAGGCTTTATGGAGAGATTTAGTAAAAACAGCAGAAAAGACCCTGTTTGGTAGAAGCCATAATTTTGAAGAAATTAAAACTTTAGAAGACTTTCAGAATCAAGTTCCTATTGCGGATTACGAAGACCTTAAACCCTATATAGAAAAGGTAAAAAGAGGACAAGCCAACATACTTTGGACAGATACCCCCGAATATTTCGCTAAGACTTCTGGTACTACCTCTGGAGCTAAATATATCCCTATTTCTAAAGAAGGAATGCCTTACCAAATCAAAGCGGCACAGTCGGCTCTGTTTCAATATATTGCGAAAAAGAATAATGCCGATTTTGTAAACGGTAAAATGATTTTCTTACAAGGCTCTCCTGAACTAGAAGAAGTTAATGGAATTAAAACAGGGCGACTTTCGGGCATTGTAGCTCATCATATCCCTAAATATCTACAAAAAAACAGACTCCCAAGCTACGAAACCAACTGTATAGAAGATTGGGAAAGCAAAGTGAACAAAATTGCTGATGAAACCGAAACCCAAAATATGACGCTTATTTCTGGGATTCCGCCTTGGCTCATTATGTATTTTGAAATTTTGGTAGAAAGACACCATAAGAAAATAAAACAACTATTCCCTAACTTACAACTTATCGTAACTGGTGGCGTAAACTATGAACCTTACCGAGAAAAAATGGAAGAACTCCTTGGAGGCTCTGTAGATATTGTGCAGACCTTCCCTGCGAGTGAAGGCTTTTTTGCGTTTCAGGACGATTATACTAAAGAAGGTTTAAGACTACTCACCAACAATGGGATTTTCTACGAGTTTGTTCCATTAGAGCAATACGGCAAGCCCAACGCTCCTCGTTTGACTTTAAAAGATATTGAACTCAACCAAGATTACGCGATGATTCTCACTACCAACTCTGGACTTTGGGCGTATTCTATTGGAGATGTGGTGAGGTTTATTTCTAAAAATCCTTACCGTATTTTGGTGAGTGGCAGAACCAAGCACTATACCTCTGCATTTGGCGAGCACGTCATCGCTTATGAAGTGGAAGAAGCTATGAAATCTACCGTGGCTCAGCACTATGCTCAAATTACAGAGTTTCATCTTGCACCACAAGTAACTCCTCCCAACAACGAGCTACCTTATCACGAATGGTTCATTGAGTTTGAAAAAAAACCTGAAGATTTAGAAGCCTTTAGATTAACCCTAGACCAAGAGTTAAGGGCAAGAAATACCTATTATGATGATTTAATAGAAGGCAAGGTATTACAACCGCTTAAAATATCTAAATTAAAAAGAAACGCATTCCACGAGTATGCTAAATCTGAAGGGAAACTCGGTGGGCAAAACAAAATCCCTAGACTCGCCAACGACAGAAAAATAGCCAACTTTTTAGTAAACCATATAATCTAA
- the crcB gene encoding fluoride efflux transporter CrcB, which translates to MKTILYIFIGGGLGSVFRFLVSRYTAQFFKLGTFPMGTLVVNVLGCFLIGLLSNSLMKQESDVVRYFFIVGLCGGFTTFSTFSYENLMLWQNQDYVTLFSYVVANLVLGFWAVYLGFKVG; encoded by the coding sequence ATGAAAACAATACTATACATATTTATAGGGGGAGGATTAGGAAGTGTATTTCGCTTCCTTGTTTCTCGTTATACCGCTCAGTTTTTCAAATTGGGGACTTTTCCTATGGGAACTTTGGTGGTTAATGTATTGGGTTGTTTTTTGATTGGATTGTTAAGTAACTCTCTTATGAAACAAGAGTCAGATGTTGTCAGATACTTTTTTATAGTAGGATTGTGCGGAGGTTTTACTACATTTTCTACGTTTTCATACGAAAACCTTATGTTGTGGCAAAATCAGGATTATGTAACTCTTTTTAGCTATGTGGTAGCAAATTTGGTATTAGGATTTTGGGCAGTTTATTTAGGGTTTAAAGTAGGATAG
- a CDS encoding DNA-binding domain-containing protein — protein MNTLKAWLRPNLLTKDDPNDFVAVPLLGGSLGITEIVEALKKEGMEIQTETAVDIITRFNRKASELVLNGYSVNTGLVYMRPAIKGVFYDKTWDKEKHSVYVNVNQGLDLRKAVADTKVEILGEQSSPMSVFSITDKATGKADGTLTKGKNAEIKGTYIKIDGNAPKNGIVFKNLDNQQEVKLSTEHIVLNEPSRLLILVPTDLEAGNYELSITTQYAKGGVTTKEPRVGVLSAPVVIG, from the coding sequence ATGAATACCTTAAAAGCGTGGTTGCGTCCCAACCTACTCACGAAAGATGACCCAAACGATTTTGTAGCCGTACCTCTTCTAGGTGGTAGCCTCGGCATTACAGAAATCGTAGAAGCCCTCAAAAAAGAAGGTATGGAGATACAAACCGAAACCGCGGTAGATATCATTACCCGTTTTAACCGCAAAGCCTCGGAGTTGGTACTCAACGGGTATAGTGTGAATACTGGACTGGTGTATATGCGTCCTGCCATTAAGGGCGTGTTTTACGACAAAACTTGGGATAAAGAGAAACACTCCGTATATGTAAATGTAAACCAAGGTCTAGACCTTAGAAAAGCGGTAGCAGACACTAAGGTAGAAATCCTAGGCGAGCAGTCTAGCCCAATGAGCGTGTTCAGCATCACCGACAAAGCCACAGGCAAGGCAGACGGCACCCTTACCAAAGGTAAGAATGCCGAAATCAAAGGTACTTACATTAAAATAGATGGCAATGCCCCTAAAAACGGTATCGTATTTAAAAACTTAGACAATCAGCAAGAAGTGAAACTCTCAACAGAGCATATTGTGCTTAACGAGCCGTCAAGGTTACTTATACTGGTTCCTACAGATTTAGAAGCGGGTAACTATGAGCTAAGTATTACCACGCAATATGCTAAAGGTGGGGTTACCACTAAAGAGCCTAGAGTGGGTGTACTTTCGGCACCAGTGGTTATTGGCTAA
- a CDS encoding MFS transporter, with the protein MNLEPLKTLKNIEFRHLLFGRFFLILAFRMLATLLGWWVYQLTKDPLSIGFIGLSEVIPAVSTALYAGYVIDMNEKKRMLLICNYIYVLLISALVALAFLENSYHLTGHQISYFIYAVIFLTGICRAFIGPLVPSMIPKMVKKENLANAVTLNQATFLTSSVFGHALGGFLIALITIKWTLVVIVSLMTLASVFFWQLKPQHSEYNKKEVKMLESMREGLTYIYKTKEILGALCLDMFAVLFGGAVAMIPVYASDILKVGAEGFGLLNAASDIGSMCIIILLSFIPLRRNQGKILLVAVAGFGMCIIGFGLSKLYWLSFFFLMLSGMLDGISVVIRGTIVQLKTPDKIRGRVLSVNSIFIMSSNEMGQFESGLAAKLLGVVRSVIFGGSMTLAIALIVGLTNKKLRKMEY; encoded by the coding sequence ATGAACCTAGAACCTCTAAAAACTTTAAAAAACATTGAGTTTAGACACCTTCTATTTGGTAGGTTTTTTCTCATTTTGGCGTTCAGAATGTTAGCCACGCTTCTAGGTTGGTGGGTTTATCAGCTTACCAAAGACCCTCTTTCTATTGGGTTTATTGGGCTTTCGGAGGTTATCCCTGCCGTATCTACTGCCCTATACGCAGGCTATGTAATAGATATGAACGAAAAGAAACGAATGCTACTTATTTGTAATTATATCTATGTGCTTCTCATTAGTGCATTAGTGGCTTTGGCGTTCTTAGAAAACTCTTATCATCTCACAGGACACCAGATTTCTTATTTCATCTATGCGGTGATATTTCTAACAGGGATTTGCCGTGCTTTTATAGGACCATTAGTCCCTTCTATGATACCTAAAATGGTAAAAAAGGAAAACTTAGCTAATGCTGTTACCCTAAATCAGGCAACATTCCTTACTTCTTCAGTATTTGGACACGCATTGGGAGGCTTTTTAATCGCACTTATTACCATTAAATGGACACTCGTGGTTATTGTAAGTCTGATGACCTTAGCTTCTGTATTCTTTTGGCAATTAAAACCGCAACATTCCGAGTACAATAAAAAAGAAGTAAAGATGCTAGAAAGTATGCGTGAAGGACTTACCTACATCTATAAAACCAAAGAAATATTGGGAGCTTTATGCTTGGATATGTTTGCGGTTTTGTTTGGTGGAGCGGTGGCTATGATACCCGTCTATGCTAGTGATATTCTTAAAGTAGGAGCCGAAGGCTTTGGACTACTTAATGCGGCATCTGACATTGGGTCTATGTGTATTATTATTTTGCTTTCATTTATTCCGTTGAGGAGAAATCAAGGTAAAATACTACTGGTGGCGGTGGCTGGTTTTGGTATGTGCATCATTGGTTTTGGGCTGTCTAAACTCTACTGGCTTTCGTTCTTTTTCTTGATGCTTAGTGGTATGTTAGACGGTATTTCTGTAGTGATAAGAGGTACGATAGTACAACTGAAAACCCCTGACAAAATAAGAGGTAGAGTTCTAAGTGTTAATTCTATCTTTATTATGTCTAGTAATGAGATGGGGCAGTTTGAAAGTGGTCTAGCCGCTAAACTTCTAGGTGTGGTGCGTTCTGTAATATTTGGGGGAAGCATGACTTTAGCCATTGCCCTTATAGTAGGACTTACCAATAAAAAGCTAAGAAAAATGGAGTACTAA